GGGCGATGGGTGATCACCATCTCGGCGGCCGCCAATGGATCGATTGCGGCCGCATACTGCCGCTTGCTTGCGTGAATAGAACGTCTTCGGGGCCCGGCTTATTTCGGACACAGCCTTGCACGGCGAGGTATCAGGGGTGCTCCGGTGGCCAAGGTGGGGGATCAAGGGCCGTCACACCATCAACGTTCACGCGGTAGCGGACCGTGCCGGATCCGGCCGGCGCCGCGAACGGCTCCTCGTCGATGATCCACCGGTACTGCACCGTCACGACATCATCGGTCACATCCGTAACCCGCGTGTACGGGCGTGGTTCCTCAGTCGCAGTCCCCACGAAGACTCCACGGTGGAACAGCAACAGGTGCTCGGGTGTCGACACGGTGCCCTGCGCGATGACTGCCAAAACCCATGTCAGGTCACCCGATCCGCCGCGCTGGCCCGCCGTCCACGTCAGATCTGGATCGCCCCACAGGCTCTCCAAGCCGGCCACCGCAGCATCGGCAGCTTCAACACCAGGGCCTTGCGCATCACTCACATCAACCTCGCTTGACCGACGGACAGAAAAGGCTGCCGCCCAATGAATCTGAGGGGGACACCGTGGGCGGCAGCCACCACATACGCTACCGGCCCACCCGGCACCACGCTCACGGAATTTTCCACGGCCACCACAACCGTCAGGCCTGAGACCCGCCGTCGGCCACCGCCAGGCGTCTGGCTTCCAGAGCCTCGATGTGTGCAGCGACCACATCTCGCTGTACACCCAGCAGGTACGCACCGCCACGGCCCGCCGCCGTCGACATTGCGGCGACCGGGTCCTCATCCTCATCGCCCAAGACGGCCGGCCTCAGCAGGGCCTCCCGGATCTCGTCGAGTTTCGCGCACACCGATTGCATCTCGGCGACCCGGCGGGCATCGTCAACATCGACCGGCGGCACGATGCTGTCAACCACGTCAAATGACAACGAGATCCGCCGCTCAACCTCGAACTGCGAGGTATCTTTCTCGCCCCACAGCGCGACCTTCGCGCTCAAGGCCGCGGCACTCATCATGTCGAGCAGCACCGTTCCCCGCAGCATGCTTTCCATCCGAGCCGCGATCACGTCCAGATCGAACGACACCCGATACGCAACGCCACCGCGGCCGGCCTTCACGTTGTCTGGTTCGGGCATATCTCCATACGCCCGAACACCTTCGGCTACCCGCCGAACCTCGGTGATCAGCTTCGCCGCAGCGACAGGGTCGCACTCCACACCGCGGCCGTAAAGGTGCTGATAAGCACTCTCCGCATCCGCCACGGTCCACACACCCTCGGCGACGAATGCATCGAACTCGCCGGCCGCGCTGCGCGCCTCGAACTCGTCCTGCGTCAATGCGAGATACCCGGCAACCGCTTCCACGGTCATCGTATGGGTCACCGATCCTCCCCTCGAAATCACTTGGCCCAGCAAGTCGCAGCAGCCTCACGGAAAGCCAAACACCCCACCAACGCGAGCGCAACGAGCAAAGCGCTCCTACGGGCTGGTGATTGGTGCGCCATGACGGTGAACCCCTTGCGAGCACAACTTGTCGGCGGCCGTTGCCATACTCGCCGTCATGAACACAACGCACCTGGCAGCTCCCATCAAGCGAATCATCGCCAGCGCCTTAGACATTCCCGCGCTCACCCCGGAGGATCGGAGAACGGTCGGCGAGTTGATCGACCAGGTCGATACCACCACCACCCACTACCGACCGATGCCGCACACCACCGACACCGTCGACAAATACTCAGGCAGCCTCAAAGACCTCCTCATCCAGGCCCGCGAGGTCGTCGCCCGCCACTCTGACCCGGCAGCGTGAGCTGTAATACGAAGTCTGGCCAGTGCCGGGAGCGCGGACGCCCGCCGCAGAAGTAACGGGCTAACCACGGCCGGGAATGGAACAACCACGGACCGAACGTCAACACGAAACGACATATCACACCGTGCTGAACACTCAATCGAGCTGTTTGACAGCGCGTTAACCGCTGTACTTCTCGAGCACCTGGTGCGCATCAGTCAGCAGAGCGACCATTGCCCGCACATACTCACGCGCCCCGATCGGGGTGTCCGCCACCGGCGCGTACGCCGCCTTCGCGGTATCGGCTTTCTCCAACAGGCCGTCGAGCTGGGCCCGATCAGCGGCCGAAAGGCTTCCTATCGTCGCCGCCCGGCCCAGCATGTCCCGCAGGGAAGACTCCATCAACGTCAACGACTGGGCACTCATGGTCTCGACTCTACGAGCCGCCACCGACACCGGCAACGCACACACTGGACTGCTACTGAGCTGACAGGTGGTATGTCTCAAGGACTTTCGCCAGCACAGGATTCTCATCAGGATGAGCGACGGGCTGGCCCGCATCGACGACCATGCCAGCCTCAACTTGCCCCCGCAGCCACACCGCCCAACACACCCAATCGCTGCCGTGCTTGGAGCCGAACCGCAGCCCGATCGCCGGATCGCCATCGCTAAGGACCGGGCCGGCCATCAGCTCAGCCAGCGCGGTCGTCACGAGCCGATCCTCACTGCGCAGATCAGACACCGTCACCGGAGTCTCCGACCGCTGATATCGCTCGCAGAGCGCCTGCGGCATGTTCTCGTGCAAGTACGTCACGGTGCTCGAATGCTCGGCGTCGACGAGCCACCCGCGATCCGGCAGCAGCATCGTGTACATCCGGTACTCGTAGAGCCAGTCCAGGTCAATCACGTACGGAGCCAGCCGCTTTCCTTCGCCCGCCCAGTCATCAGCAATCAGCTGCTCGACTGTCTCACCGTCACCGACATCGTCGAACAAGTCACTGGCCAGCATCGCCGGCGGCCGCTTGAGCCCGCCCAGCAGCTCGGCGTACGCACCCTCCGGCGTCGACGCACCATAGACCGTCCGCTCGCCAGGCAGATCAAACCGATTCCACCGCGCGCGCTCCGCCGCTAAACCCGGCGCGGGGCGCTGCAACGGCCCCAGGGACCCGTACTTCGGCTTCACCAGCCGGTAGATCGTCTGACGAGCAGCCGGCAGCAGCGCCATGCGCGTCGACGAGCAGATCAGTACATCGCTTGTCACCACTGCCCTTACCTCGCACGATCGACCGAGAAGATCACCTCAGCCTATCGGCTCCCGTCGACCGAAAAACGGAAGTCGCGCCGAGATTCGTCCGTACACCGTTACGCATGTCAGGGCGTGGTGTCGGGCGACGACGTGGCGAATGGGGAGACCCCGTCAACTACCCGGCGACGACGAACTCGTCGGCGGCCGCCAGGACCTCACTGAACCGGCCCTCGCGAATCGCCATATACGGCGGCACCTCGTCAAGGCGTGGGTTCGCCCCGATGAACCAGGCCCGGGCCACCTCGTCGCCCTCCGACTCAGCAATCGTCCACCAGGCCCGATGGGCGACCTGCAAGCGCTGCAACGACTCGATGCGCGGACGCGGGCCATCGTCTATCGCCCACTTATACGGCTGCTTACGGTTTCTGACCTGCGACAACGCCGCAACCACAGTCGGACCCAGATGGTCCAGCAATTCTCGCGCCAGTTCGGCCGGCGTCAGCCTCACCGCAGCGGTGTGACTGTGGATCGCGCCATCCGACACAGCCACGACAATCCACCTCCACCCGTTCCTGACGGTTTCTATAAAACCTCTACAGGGCCGATCGTATAAAAAAGCGACTAAAAAGCAACCACAAAGGGGTAACCGCTGCATTGCCGCACCAACACGAAACACCGGTTACAACGCCCAGCCGACCCGATACAACCACGGAAAACACCTCATCGATCGAAACCGTGGATTCTCTAGGTCCGGGCCGCAGGAGGCTGCCGCAGCTGCCGTAGGGCAACTGATCATCGACGCGGTTCGACGACGGGAACGCGGCCCCCCGCAGCTTCTGCTGCTCTTCCTGTCGTCGGTGGCTGCAACACTGAACCTATGACCCATCCCGAGAACAACGATGAGCTGCAACCCGACTACTCCTGGGAGAACGGCCACGAGATCCTCGGCATACTCGAACCGAAAGACTCAACCGCCGGAACCGCCACCGACGACTGAGCCCCACAGCCGCCGGGCGCTCAGCAGTGGTTGGCCAATGAACGAAGCATGCCCCCCTGATCGGCCGATTATCGGCATACACCACCGGGGCGGTTGTCAAGGCCGCTACGCGCCGCACGCGGTCGACCAAGAGGTCGAGCCTGGACAACCACACCGGCGGCGCGCATGACAGCCTCTATCAGGGAGCCCAGGGAAAGACCGGGGTTCAAGGTTTTGGCTCGGCGGCCACCGACGACAGGACACGAGACAATGCCTGCAACGCGACAGCGGCGGGGTCTGAGATCGCCCGCACAACAAGGATCGCGTCACGATGACGTTGAACATGGCCCACGCGAAACATCTGTTCGTGATGGCCGACCCGATTTCGCACACCCCTCAACCGCTCCAAAGCTGAGCTGAGCAGGTACCCCTGTGCCACCGACGATGGCACCGACGAACCGGGTGAAAACCGAGTCCAATGCCGCGATCTCGACACATTGGGCAGATGGGGGAACGCATGTTGAGTGCCATGAATCCACAACTGCTCAGACCTGGTCAAGTTCGAGCGAAGCCGGCCACGAGCTTGCGGTGTCGGTGCCGTGATTGGGAGCAGATGAACGAGGTTTCCGAAAGTCAATTGTGCGACAAGGTCATCGTGGCTCACCGGCTGGCCTTGCCGAGGATGCGGTCCGAAACTCCGGTCGGCGGTGCCGCGTTTGGCCGCAGCTCTGCTCGCCGAATCGTGCAGCTCGGTCATCACCCGCGCGCCCAGCACGCGGCGAAGTGTCGGCGCCGGCGCGGCGATCCAGTCCGGCCCTAGACCTTGTGCGGTGTTCCATTGCCGCAGTGCGTTGTCCAGTGCGTGCCGCACCACAGTCTCGGTGTAAGCCAGGACCTCATACCATGCCGAACACATCTCGACCTGCCACTGGTATAGCGGAGCGATATCCGCATCAGTGCAGGCAGTGCCACCATTGGCGGTCCACAGATCGCGGTATGGCTGCAGCCTCGCACTGGGAAGCGCGGCGACGATGCGATGCGGCATGCGCAGACCCTACATAGCAAAGTGCCCCGCACCAGGCGGGGCACTCACTCAATAACGACCGATCTTTGTGTCGGAAGTTTTCCGCTCACGAGTGTAGCTGATGACCGCGGCAGCCCGCCAGAATTTCCACACTCGCTTCGCCTACAGCTGCGGCAGAACTCCGGGGCGGTGTGCCAGGTCGGCGGGTGCGCGAGCGATCCCACGCAGGCGACATCTCCGCCAGCCGCGCGTTGTCACCGCGACTCATCCCAGGCGCGTCGAGGACCTCGGTGATGGGATCCCGCATGTCGCGACCCTCAATCAGATTGCAGCGTGTCGCTACCCCCAATCAGATTGACGTCGGTCAATACTGGGCGACATGGCACAACCGCACAAGGGAGATAGACGGGCCTACATCGTCGCCATTGAGCTGGCGGTCCGCCGCGAAATCCATTCACTCGCAACAGATTCCAAGCTGAGCGTGTCTCAGTTCGTTGCCAACCACCTGGCCATGCACGCGGGCCTGCCCGAGTTCGTCGAGCAGCCGTCCCCGCGGTTTCGTCCCACCCAGTTCGCTCCGGACGTGAAAACCGTGACGATTCGGTGCCACAACGACGTTCGCGCGCGGGTTGCCATGAAGGCTGCCCACGCCGGCTACCACGCGCCGGCGCCGTACGTCGTTGACTTCGTGACCCAACTGGCCAAAAACGGTGGCGTCGCCACCGAAATCGAATACGCCTACCAGGAGGAGCTGCTAACGAGCGCATAAGGAGAGTGCAGATCTGGTGCACTCACAGCACTTTTGGCGGATCTAGGCTTTTTTAACATGCGTGACCCCCCCAGAAAGTTTCTAGAGGGGTCACGAGGCTGAAGTTGGCGCTTCAGGCCTCCACAGATTCCGTCCCCTTCACGAAATGCCTTCCATCCGTTGACCGCGGCAGGCGTTTCGACATCACGCGAAGTGACTTCAGCAGCACGCTTGTTGGGCGAGCTCCCGTTGTGTCCGACGAACGTGCCACTTCTAGTGGAGAGGTACGTCCACGTACGCATTTGATGGTAACTGCTGCTCGCAGGAACCTGCAATATCAGCTATAAATCCGTTACTATGCGTGTCGCATAGCACAAGTAGGCGTAGTTCCGCAAACGCCCTTGTCGCAGTGTCGGCACCGTATTCCCTGACCTGGGAAAAGCCGCCCGCTGACCGTGGTTCATCGCCTCAGCGGCCACGCCGGGGAACGGCCTACGTGCACCGTAAGCGGGCCCGCCGTGTACCTCGCGGAGTGTGGCTCGCCACGTCCCGCAGCCATTCGCTAGATGATCTGCACGACCATGCACGTTTTGCCGGTAATGACGTTGTCGAGCAGCCCCGCTGGATCAAGCAGCTCGCGCTGGCACTCGGCGCGGGTGCGTACGCCGGCATCCCCGTGTGGAAAGGCGCACAGCATTGGTCCCGGATCGCGGTGCCAGTCGCGTATGCGCTGTGGTACAAGCAGATTCGCCCCATGATGCCCAGCAACGGCGTCTCCCAGCGAGCCCTTGTCAAGGTGGCCGACGCCCGGGCCGGCTTCGCTGACGGTGTGACTGGCCAGCACTGCCGACCCAAGGTGAGCACCCTCGCGCGGATCACCGGGCTCGACGAGCGCACGGTACAGCGGGCGTCGCTGGCGCTGCGCCTTTTGGGCTGTGCGACTGAGGTCATGCGCGGCCGGCTGCGCACCAAGCAGGAGCGGCTGGCGTCCTGGGCGATGGGGGACCGCTCGCGGGGGTGGGCGTCGGTGTGGGCGCTGCACGTGCCGCGGCCGGCTGTGGATAACTCGCGTGATGAACGTGGCTTGTGGAAGCCGGTTTTCCTTGAGCTGTCACCCCATCCCCGTAGGGGGTCTATATCTGTTGAAAAAGTTCCTTTTAGGAGGAACTCACCTACCGGAAGTTGTCCACAACCCTCACCAACCGATGCGGAAGCGGGCTGGCGCCCGCCAATGAACGGAGGCGCTTCGCGCCCTGCACAGAAGAGACAGAGTTCGCAGGGTCGGAGGAATGCCGGAGTTGACGAGGCAGGGCGATTGCTGGCGGCCAGGTGGCTTGCTGACGGACAAACACCGGCGTGGGCGGGTAGGCACACCCCCCGTGGTTGGGCACGGGTGTTGGCCGGTCCTGCTGCGCACGGGTGGACCCCGGCGGACCTCAACATGGCGTTGCACGAATGGGTGCATGTCGGTGGGAACTGGTGCCCGGCCACGCCGTACAAGCCGATCGGGCTGCTGGCCACGGTGATCGCCTGGCACGGTGACCTGGCCGATCCGCCGGCGGCTGCCGAGCGTGCTCGTGAGGCGGCCGAGCGGGCCGCTGAGCGTGCTGCTCTGGCCAGTGAGCGGGCCGCAAATGCCGCCAAGGACGTCGTGAAAGCGTCCCCGGCGCATCGGGCCGCAGCCCGCCAGGCGTTCGCCGAGGCTGAGCGTGTCCGCCGGCGGGGCAGGCCGGTCGAATGAGCTTGTGTCTACGGGGTGAAGCCGCTGCCGTGGCCGCCGGCCGGGCGAGAGGACCGGCCACGACCGGCCACCCGTGTGCTCGACGCGGCGGCTCCGCCGCCGGCGGCGCCCTGGCCACCGCCACGCGCCGGGCGGTGCATGCTCTGCTGGGCGATCCTGGCCGCGTCCTGGCGAGTCGCCTTAGCCATATCCCGGGCCCGCTGCGCGGGATCGGTCGCGCCGGGGCGCCCAGCCGGTCCACCGCTGCCGGCCGGACCCGACGGACCGCGTCCGCCACCGCTGCCCGCGCGGGGCCGGGGCTGATCGGCGGAATCCTTGGATGATCCACCCTTGAACGCGCGGTGAGCGATCCCCGCACCAGCCGAGCCGAAACCACCAACCAGGGCCCCGGCGGCCGCGGCAGCCGGATGCGCCCGGCTCAACATCATCTGAGCGGCCTGCAGGCCCGCATTGATCCGCGACGAGGTTCCTCGGTTGTTGACCGGCCCGCCACCACCTGCACTAGAGCCGCCGACCAAGCGGCCGCCGCGCGCCGCCGACACCCCGGCCAGTCCCGCGGCCGTTCCAGCCGCGGCCGGGCCGAGCATCTTGCCGGGGGAGGGGTGTGGGGAACTGGGCATCTGCATCGCCGCCCGGTGCAGCTTGCCGATGTGTTTGACGGTCACGGTGAACGCGATCATGCAAATACCGGTGATGACCATGCGCGCGGTCACCGAATGAGACAGCAGCGCACTGCCTATGGCGGCCGGAAGGTTCCACGTCGCCATCAGAACCAGGACATAGACTCCGGTCAGCACCATGTAGCCGCCGTAGGAGATCACCTGGGTGACGAAGTCGTAGCTGACCAGCCGCAGGAACCGGCGCGGGAAGCCGGGAACGAGCCCGTAGACGATGAACGCCGGCGCGAAGCCCCCGTAGAACAACGCGCGGAACAGGCACATGAGCCCGCACCAGGCGAACCAGGCACCCACGCTGAGGCAGGCCAGGATCACCAACCATAAGAAGAAACCCTCACCGAGGCCTCCGGTCCCGATGTGTTCGGTGACCTCCGCGGGGCAGTTGGCGAATATTCCTTCCGCCAATGTCTTTGCGTTGCCCGAGCTTTGGCCCCGATCCCAGGCCGCCGCGCAGGCAGCGTCGCCGTCGATACTTCGGCCGAGCATCCACTGTTGCAGCGACTGGCGGATCGCATCGGCGAACCCGGTTTGCATGTCGTCGAACTTGCGGTCAACCGCCGTCGATCCGTCAGAGATGACCCGGCCTTGTGACATCAACGTTCCCGCGATGCCGCTGGCGACGGTGCGGACTTGGTCGATCCAGCCCGACGGGGCGAGCATCTCACCGAGTAGGCCCCGGCCGAACGTGAGCCCGAAAATGCCGAGGAACCAGGTGATCCCGATGGTTGCGCGGCCGCCGGTGTAGTGCCCGAAGACCATCATCATGATTCCGATGAGCGTGCCCAGCACGATCCCGATGCCGAGGAACGGTGCGGAGTCGAGGACCTTGTCGATGCCCATGCCGATCGCGCTGAAGATGCCGCCGAACAGCTCGTTCCAGAACACTGCGCGAAGTGCCCGCATCAGCCACAGCATGAACGCGGCGGTTACCACAATCAGGCTGGTGAAGAACTCCCCGACAATGTTGTTGATCCCAGCGGACATGCCCTGGTCGGCGTGGATGCGGGGTAGTACGCCGTTCCAGTCGGCCAGTGAGTCATCGGCCCTCACGAACATGTTTGAGGTCAACGCGACGCCGTGGGCGTCTTTGACGCCGAAGAACGAGAAGATGTTGTCCACAGAGTCGGCGTAGGCCCTCGGAGCGAACAGGAACAGGGCGAACAGCGCGAACTGCAGGCCCCACACGGTGAAGAAGGTGTAGCGCTGCCAGCGTGGCCGTGCCAGCAGCCACACCCACAGCATGCCTACCGATCCGGTCATGTGAGCTGTGGCCTCGTGTCGGCGGCCTCTTCCCATTCGGGAAACACCATCTCGAATGTCTTGATCCACCCCAGCTCCCCGTCGCCGATGCGGATGAGGCACTCACCCATGCGGTCGCGGTCGATCACCTCGCCACCAGAGGACCGGTGGAAAGCGTCGTTGACCTTGTTGCGGGGCGACAAGCCGGTCGACAACGTTGCGGCGATGCCGGGATGGCGGTCGACGTCAACGGTCATCCAGCGGGCCGCCTCCACCGCTTCTAGCGCCGACTCGACGCTGAACATGACCCGTACCCGGGCCAGGTCATCGTCCATGCCCTCAAAGTCGCGCCACGGCTTCTGGGAGAGCAGCCAGCAGTCCACGTTGGCCGCCGGCCCGGTGCGGAAGATCTCGAACACCAAGTCGCGCAGGACTTTCATCGACATCGTGCGCCAGCCCTCGTCGAAACCGAGAATGTCGCGAGTTTGCCTGCTGTAAAAGACTTTTCGCAGGTAGTGGGCGAAGAGCGTCATGACGGATTGGGCGATGAGCTGTGAGGCGGTGAGTTCTTCGCCACCGGATCTGGCTGCCTGCACTTCCTCCTCCTTGGGCAGGCCGAGGTCCTGGACGTCGACGATCAGCAAGCTCACCGATCCCATGTCCAGCGCGGGCAGCGGCTCGCGTCGGCCCGTCGCAGGGTCGACTCGGCCGAACAACGACTGCCCGGCGCGGGTGCCCGACCAGCTCAGCAACTGCCTGCCCAGGGCACGAAGTGGTGGCGGGCAATGTTGGGCGTCGTTGAGGAACTCCAGCAGTTGAGCCGCTGAGCGCCAGGGGCGTTCGTTGATCAACACGCGCAGTTCGCCGGCCACGTCGCTTTTCGTCGAGATCCCGGCCATGCGGATCAGCTCGTCAGCCAGCAGGTCCTTGCCGAGCTGGCCGCCGATCGTGATCAGTGAATCCACGGTGTATTCGCCGGCGGCCAGATTGACCGCGGCCGACCCCGGCACCACCTTGGCGAAGTTGCGCCATTCGCCCTTGGCGTCGAAGAAGACGACACATGCGCCGGAAACGGCCTCTTCGGCGGCGTTGAGCATCGCGAAATGTGTCTTGCCTTTGCGGGGATCGCCGCCGATGACCATGCCGCCCGTCGACACACGCCGCGCAGCGCCGCGGAAGTTCACGAACACGAAATCCAGGTCGCCAGACATCTTGTTGAGACCGACCACGCGGCCTTCGGTATCGCCGAAACGGACACTGCTCAACGGGATATGGCGAGCCCACCCAGTCCTGCTGGTGTACTGGGCGTAGGTGTCTTGAATCGACAGATCCTCAACACCAGGTCTAATCGCCCGGTAGATGCGCTTCTGCTGGCCCACCGGGGCGGCGACCTCCATGCGGAGGCCTTCAAGGACATCGGTCAATTCCGCGTACCCGGCTCGAGCTTCACGCTCGGTCGGCGCACCGACGGTGAAATACGTGGTGTAGATAACTTCCGCTTCCCGCGGATACATCGACAGTTCCTGCTCGAAATCGCTCAGGGCCTCATCGCTTTGTTCCAGTTCCTGGGTCGTGCGCCGCCCGCCCTGCTGGTCGTACTGCTCGTTGATCTGACGGAAACCTTTTTGGTTGCGCCGGTTCGCTTTACGCAGCGGCAGAAGGTGTGCCCGCTGGGCCCAGTCAACATTGACGCGGCCTCCGTTGATGTCCTGGAGATTGGCGATCAGGCCGGTGAAGTTCGAATCCGGGAAGTAGATGCCCCCGGCCGGCATGGACTCGACGGCCACATGGATCTGATAGCTCTCACGCTTCTGATCTTTGTCAAAGGAAGTGACGCGCAGCATCGCGGTCATGTCGTGCTCGTCGAGATCGACCTGGGCCTGCCACCGGTGGCCCAGCACCGCCGCGTCGCTGTACTCCGGCAGCGGCAGTGGGACGTCGAGCACTCCCAACGTCTGCTGGCGGCGATACAGCCAGCGGATCTGTGGAGAAGTCGGCCGAATCGGCGCAAACGCCTTGGGGATCCGGTCCTCCACTTCCAGCATCAACTGCCAATACAGATCCAGCGTTTCGCGAGAGGCCTTCGGAGCGAGAAAACCGGCCCGCACCAACCGCTGATGCAACGCACGTAGCGGGTTGAGCGCAGAGCCGTGCGGTTCGAGACGTACCCACATCCAATATGCCGGGAAGCGCGGCTCCGTTGCTACGGCCTGCAACCGTCGGCCTTCCGCGATGTGCCCGAACAATTCGTACTCCTGCAGGTCAACGTTTTTGATCTGCTGGTCGTAGATGAAGCGGGGGTCTTTGAGCGTCGAGGTTCCGGCGAAGCCGGGGCGCAGTGGCAGCAGTTCGGTCAGGGCGCGGTGGGCGTGGGCAGCGGCCGCGGCGCCGGCCTCGTTGGCCAGTGGGCGGTCCGGCGGGGTGATGATCCAGTAGGCGAACACCCCGAACGGGCTGAAATGCAGGTTGCCGTAAACGTCGTGCAGTGGTGCGACCTTGTTATCTGACCAGCCCATCAGTGGCGGCTCCGCTTCTGTGTGAATACCGGTGGCTCGTGCAGCTGCATACTCATCCGGATTCGCTGCGTGCGTTGGATATTGCGGCTAGCCGAACGTGGCCGGCTGCTACTGATCGAGGACACGAAAGGTAGGCGCACCCACAGCATGCGGGCGTATCCCTCGGCGGCCAGGCCCGCGCCGCGGTCGGGTGCTGAACTGAACCCCAGCGCCACCATGACCGCGAGCGTGACGACCGCGACCGGCCACGTCAGCCAGGCTGCGATGCCCAGCTTGGAGCCGACCGCGAATGCGACGATCCCGCAGAAGACGCCGATCCCCAAGACGGTCAGCTGCACGCGGCTCAGGACGATCGGTAAATCGAAACTTTTGTCGCCGAACGGAATCCGTGCGAGGTGAACACCCAGGACGCGGGCCCGAGTGAAGGTGCGGGCAATCCAGCCCGGCTGGGAGACAGGTTCAGTCATAGAATGCTTTCGGCTCAGGCCCGGTTGAACGGATTACCGTGAGAAGGTTGGTGCAGCTCGGTTTCGGTGTTCTTGGTGATGCCGATCCACTTCTCGGCCGTCAGGAAGAACGCCGCCACGGCCACCGAGGCGATCAGCAACCCTATGCCGACCATGCGCGCCCGGGCGAGCATCCCAATACCAGCGGCTGAGATCAGAATGAATGAGGCGATCGCGGCCCAGATCTTGTACTTGTCGAACAGGTTGTTCATCACGTCATCCCAGGTCACGCCAGCAGCCAACGTGGTTGTGGCGGCGAGGTTCTGGGTCAGGTCCAGCCCAGTGATAACCATGTGTGTCATGTGAATTGCTTCTCCTTGTGAAGGTGATCGGTTGTTTGGTGATGACAGCGCTGAGCCGGCGCGTGGCTCAGCCGCCCGGTGGCAGCATCCGGCCCGTCATCGCCGGCATGTTCTCGACTGCCGCAACGGCCCACCGGCCGGCGGAGTCGACGACCAGCAGCGGGTACTGCATCGGCTTGATGCCACCACTGGATCGTTTGCCGGTCACGGT
The DNA window shown above is from Mycobacterium dioxanotrophicus and carries:
- a CDS encoding LppP/LprE family lipoprotein yields the protein MSDAQGPGVEAADAAVAGLESLWGDPDLTWTAGQRGGSGDLTWVLAVIAQGTVSTPEHLLLFHRGVFVGTATEEPRPYTRVTDVTDDVVTVQYRWIIDEEPFAAPAGSGTVRYRVNVDGVTALDPPPWPPEHP
- a CDS encoding DUF4226 domain-containing protein, giving the protein MSAQSLTLMESSLRDMLGRAATIGSLSAADRAQLDGLLEKADTAKAAYAPVADTPIGAREYVRAMVALLTDAHQVLEKYSG
- a CDS encoding ATP-binding protein, yielding MGWSDNKVAPLHDVYGNLHFSPFGVFAYWIITPPDRPLANEAGAAAAAHAHRALTELLPLRPGFAGTSTLKDPRFIYDQQIKNVDLQEYELFGHIAEGRRLQAVATEPRFPAYWMWVRLEPHGSALNPLRALHQRLVRAGFLAPKASRETLDLYWQLMLEVEDRIPKAFAPIRPTSPQIRWLYRRQQTLGVLDVPLPLPEYSDAAVLGHRWQAQVDLDEHDMTAMLRVTSFDKDQKRESYQIHVAVESMPAGGIYFPDSNFTGLIANLQDINGGRVNVDWAQRAHLLPLRKANRRNQKGFRQINEQYDQQGGRRTTQELEQSDEALSDFEQELSMYPREAEVIYTTYFTVGAPTEREARAGYAELTDVLEGLRMEVAAPVGQQKRIYRAIRPGVEDLSIQDTYAQYTSRTGWARHIPLSSVRFGDTEGRVVGLNKMSGDLDFVFVNFRGAARRVSTGGMVIGGDPRKGKTHFAMLNAAEEAVSGACVVFFDAKGEWRNFAKVVPGSAAVNLAAGEYTVDSLITIGGQLGKDLLADELIRMAGISTKSDVAGELRVLINERPWRSAAQLLEFLNDAQHCPPPLRALGRQLLSWSGTRAGQSLFGRVDPATGRREPLPALDMGSVSLLIVDVQDLGLPKEEEVQAARSGGEELTASQLIAQSVMTLFAHYLRKVFYSRQTRDILGFDEGWRTMSMKVLRDLVFEIFRTGPAANVDCWLLSQKPWRDFEGMDDDLARVRVMFSVESALEAVEAARWMTVDVDRHPGIAATLSTGLSPRNKVNDAFHRSSGGEVIDRDRMGECLIRIGDGELGWIKTFEMVFPEWEEAADTRPQLT